In Enoplosus armatus isolate fEnoArm2 chromosome 2, fEnoArm2.hap1, whole genome shotgun sequence, one DNA window encodes the following:
- the ifngr1 gene encoding interferon gamma receptor 1 yields the protein MPPDGAFTVLLLMVTGASAVVVLPPSNVTVSCQNVRVTVSWEYSKRQPQTSFRVQMRGSAGDYDLKETSDHQYDLSHLVWAPGVRYLDFLYATVTAIQGGDQSEPVESKTFSFNALKTVDIKCSLNFPSVDLNVADSGATVSFRNPLHDYSELKRAIVWDEAFIEYNVTSGGAVFKEDCTVKQENCKLSFSGGVEKCASLGGSLFSVNKVEYVLFNKMDSICPSSSTEVHMMTLVLLLSVIVFLITVATIIIYKTRAWTLKTPSPLKPEVKPLYREQDSRYYSVRKTDISTVVIDNKPCKKPSVSSEEENLEDCSRGDVERRLHGNQELEAERLIEERRRDDDSADDSVKTECISIYLEVEEEEEEEVEVSAYDCPHTLQVDMGDGDMATGYSKR from the exons ATGCCGCCGGACGGTGCGTTCACTGTCCTGCTTCTGATGGTCACTGGAGCTTCTGCTGTGGTTG TTCTGCCTCCATCAAACGTGACTGTGAGCTGCCAAAATGTCCGAGTCACAGTCAGCTGGGAATACAGCAAACGGCAACCACAAACCAGCTTCAGGGTACAGATGAGAGGGTCTGCCGG GGATTATGATCTGAAGGAAACCTCGGACCATCAGTACGATCTGAGCCACCTCGTCTGGGCACCTGGAGTGCGCTACCTGGACTTCCTTTATGCCACTGTAACGGCCATACAGGGAGGGGACCAGTCTGAACCAGTAGAATCTAAAACATTCAGCTTCAACGCGTTAAAGACGGTTGATATAAAAT GTTCATTAAACTTCCCTTCTGTGGATCTGAATGTGGCGGATTCGGGGGCCACAGTGAGTTTCAGAAATCCCCTCCACGACTACAGTGAACTGAAGCGGGCTATCGTGTGGGATGAAGCCTTCATTGAATACAATGTCACTTCAGGGGGT GCAGTTTTTAAGGAGGATTGCACAGTGAAACAGGAGAACTGCAAGCTCTCATTTTCTGGCGGTGTGGAGAAGTGCGCCTCGCTGGGAGGATCGCTGTTTTCTGTGAATAAAGTTGAATACGTGCTGTTCAATAAGATGGACAGCATCTGTCCCAGTAGCTCCACTG AGGTCCATATGATGACGCTTGTTCTCCTGCTGTCCGTCATCGTCTTCCTAATCACGGTGGCAACGATCATCATCTATAAGACCAGGGCCTGGACGTTGAAGACACCCAGTCCGCTCAAGCCTGAGGTAAAGCCTCTCTACAGGGAACAGGACTCGAGGTATTACAGTGTGCGCAAAACAGACATCAGCACAGTTGTGATCGACAACAAGCCCTGCAAGAAACCTTCAGTAAGCTCCGAGGAGGAGAACCTCGAGGACTGCAGCCGTGGAGACGTGGAGAGACgactccatggcaaccaggAGCTGGAAGCTGAGCGGTTGATAGAGGAACGGAGGAGAGATGACGACTCTGCAGACGACTCTGTGAAAACAGAGTGTATTTCGATTTAtttggaggtggaggaggaggaggaggaggaggtggaggtgtcAGCCTACGACTGCCCACACACCCTGCAGGTGGACATGGGTGATGGAGACATGGCCACGGGTTACAGCAAGAGGTGA